The genomic stretch CGCGCGGCGATGCGGAACGAATTGGTGTTTTGAAACGTGTCGCTCAGCTCGCGCGCCGCGCGGCGGCCGTCCATGTCGAACACGACCATCGGGATGTGCTCGATTTGCGTGTCGATGGCCAGGCCGAATATCGTCGTTTGCAGCACGGGCACGAGGAACATGAAGAACAAGGTCGACGGCTGCCGGCGAATGTGCGCGAATTCCTTGACCATGATCGCCCATAGACCAGCCAGGGGGCGCTCTTGAGCCGCCGGCTTGCGCGGGGCGGCCGGTGGCGGGGCGTCGTTCGCCGCGGTGGTCGTCGGCGCCGTTGCGGGCGTTGGCGACGCAATTTCGACGCCCGGCCCGTTGCGCTGCTGGTCAGCGGCGCGGGTCAAGGTGACGAACACGTCTTCGAGCGTCGGCGCAATGGGCCGCACATCGACCGGTTCTTCCCGGTCGGGCGATACGGCCGTGCGAATCGCCGCTTCGTCGAGCCGGTCTTCGGCCAACAGGTGGATCGATTCGCCGAATAGCGTGGCATCGAGCACCCCTTGCGTCTCGCGCAAGGCGCGCAAGTGGTGCGTCGCCCCCGGCAGATCGAGCTCCCAGCGCCGCGTACCGGGAGGCGTGACGGCGGGCAGGCCTTTGAGTTCATCGGGCCGGCCGCAGACGATCAGCTTGGATTGATACAAATAGCCGATGTCGCTGCAGCGTTCCGCCTCGTCCATGTAGTGCGTGGTCACCAGCAGCGTGATTCCGGCACCGGCCAGTTCGAACAGCAGATCCCAGAGCTCGCGCCGCGCCACCGGGTCGATGCCGGCGGTAGGCTCGTCGAGAAAGATCACCTCCGGCTCGTGGATCAACGCACAGGCCAGCGCGAGTCGCTGCTTCCAACCGCCGGACAGCGTGCCGGCGAGCTGATCGATGCGATCGTTGAGGTTGGTCAGGTCGAGCACCGCGGCCATCCGCTCGCGGAGTCGCGGCGGATCGAGCGCATAGATGCGGCCGTAGAACTGCAGGTTCTCGCGGACGCTCAAGTCGGCATACAGGCTGAACTTTTGCGACATGTAGCCGATGCGATGCTTGATCGCCTCGGCCTGCAGCGCGGTGTCGTAACCCAATACGGTCGCCCGGCCCGAGGTCGGGGCCAGCACGCCGCAGAGCATGCGAATGATCGTCGATTTGCCGCTGCCGTTGGGGCCCAGCAGCCCGAAGATGGCCCCGCGGCGCACCTGAAAGCTGACGTCGTCGACCGCGGTCAAATTGCCGAATCGCCGCGTCAGGTGACTCAGTTCGATGGCCGGGGCGTCGCTGCTCACGTCAGGAGCCCTTGTTGGCAGGCGCTTCGAGCCACACGTCGGCGATCATGCCCGGCCGCAGCCGGTCGAGGCCCTCGTCGAGCGTGGCCTTGATGCGAAACACCTGCTTCGATCGCTCCTCGGGGGTCTGGACGTTGCCCGGAGTGAATTCGGCCTGCCGCGCGATGAACGAAATGTGCCCTTTGAATCGCTCTCCGGCAAAGCTGTCGACGCTGATCGAGACCGGCTGGTCGACGCGGATATTGAGAAAGTTCTCAGGCACATAGGCGCGAACCCAGAGCGTGCTTCGGTCGATGAGCGTGGCCACGGGCGCGCCCGGCGCCACGAGATCGCCCGGCTCAAGGTCGATCGACTCGACGAGGCCATCGACCGGGGCGATGACTTTGAGCTCCTTGAGCTGTTCGCGAATCACTTCGACCGCCGCGGCCGCGGCCTGCTCGGCGGCCTGGGCCTCGGCAATTTGTTCGGGGCGGTATCCGTTGGTCGTCAGCAACCAGGCTTGTCGCGCCTCTTCGAGCTGCGCCTGGGCGGCCTCGATTTCCTCGGCACGCGTCCCTTCCAGCAGAACGGCCAACTCCTGCTCGCGAACTTGTTGGTTTTCCAGCGCCACGCGCAGCCGGGTCACCGCGGTGTCGAGCTCATCGCGGCTGGCCGCGCTTTCTTTGGCCAGCGCCTCGACACGCTTGTTCTGGACCTGTGCCAGTTCCAACTCGGCATTGGCCAGACGCAGCCGCGCCTGGGCCGCGGCAATCTCCTGCTCGCGTGGGCCGTTTTGCAATTCTTGCAAGCGCGCCGAGAGCTGATCGACGCGCGCCTTGGCCTGTAGCTTTTCTTCCTCGCGGAACCCCGTGGTCAGCCGTTCGTATTCGGCTCTCCGCGCGGCATGTTCGGCCGTCGCTTGGGCGAGCCGTTCTTGCAGGTCGTACGGTTCCAGCTCGAACAGCAGCGCGCCCCGGGCCACAGGCTGGCCCTCTTCGACCAGCACCTGGGCCACACGACCCCCCAGGCGCGAGCCGACGCGGACGTCGTCCGCTTCGATAAAGCCGGATACCCGGGTCGGCTCGTGGATCAACTGGCTGTAGACCAGCAGCCCTGCCAGGAAGGTCACGCCAATCACCAGGGCAACGATGCGAGGCCACATGGCCGGTAGTTCCAGTGGGCGAAGGACGGAATACGTACCGTAATTCTAGTTTATGTTGGACGCCGGCTCGATCGCAGCAGGGGCCGCGGAAAGGTGCCCTTGGTCGAGTGGTTTGCGCCGTAACAGGTCGCGGCCCACCAGCAGCAGGTTCGCCAGCAGCAATAGCGCGAGCACGGTGTGATACGTGTCGGGAGTAGTGTGTCCCGGGCGTGCCGTGAGCAGGTGCCCATGGTCACCGAAGACGCGTTCGTACCAGGCGAGCTTGCGTGGCGACGCCGTGAACAGAAATGTGCTCCAGTGCGTGTCCCATTGCAGACCGGCCCATACGGCGAGCGACAATCCGTACGGAATCGCCAGGTAACGTACCCGCGCCAAGCCGCCGATCAGCAGCAGCACCAACAACGCGAGCATTAGTCCGGCCAGCGAGACGAGCGGCTCGCGATCGACCAGGCGGTGCACGCCGACAAAGTCCAAGGCAAACCAGGCGGCAAGCGCCGCGCCCAACGCCCAGGTTGCTGTTCCCAGTCGAAACGTGCGCATAACCAGCGGCCAGCCCTGTGGCGAGAGATCAGGGGCGCTCACGTATTCGCCGCGTGCTGACTAATCTTGGCGCGTTGCTGCGGGCGATGTCTCGTGCGCGGCGGCGTCGCCCTTGGGTATCGCCATCATCCAGCACACGACCAGTCCGATCAGCAGCCCCGTGGGCAGGACTGACACAATCAGGGCCAGGGCGACGCCTTCGGCCGCCGGCGAACCGTCGACGCCGGCGGCAATCGTAACAGCCAGCCGGCCAAGCAACTCGGGCACGCGATGCAGAAAGACCAGGGCCAGGGCCGCCATCAACCAGGTCAGCCCTCGGACAATCCGCTCGAGGCTGTAGCCGGCTGCAAAACGCGGCCGACCAAACAGGACCCCCAGCATGACTCCATTCGCCGCCAGCGCGAGCGACCACAACATCAGCAACGGGACGGCACGCGGGCGGAGGATCGCACCGGACAACGCCCCGAACAGCACGCACAACAACAGAAAGCCGAATAGCCACCACAACACAGGCACGAGGCGATTCGGGTTGGAAGAGAAAGGGGGCATGCCGCGCAAGGAATACAAGGGCCGTGATTCTGTTGTCTACTCCAAGCAGCAACGATTTTAGGCACAGACGGACGAGCCTTGCACGTCTGCGATGATCGATCGGTCCGGGCAGAAGAACAGCGCCGCCGCCAGGCCCCGCTGCCGTCCGCGAACTCCGGGTGCCAAGGGTGAAATCCGCTTCCGGTTCAATCGTGTCCCCCAGCAGCGTAAGGCTGCTCGCGGGGGTATAGTCTACGTCGAGCGTGCCCACCCGCGTTGCGGTCAGGCTGCGGAGCTACGGCTCGCTGTCGTTGTGCACGATGTGCGAAGGGCGTTCAAACCGGACACGGCAAGGCCTCGACATAGCTTGTCCATGAGAATGCCGCTACACGTGCGCGGGCCGAGCAAGGTCACCCCCATGCTCTCGGCTCGGTTCATCCACACGTGCAGCGGACCGTTCAAGTTCGGTTCGCGGGAGTTGCAATATGGGCGTCTTCCGAGGCAGGAAAGTCTCCACCGTGTTGCTGTCGACCGGCCTGTGCATCGGGCTGGCGTGTGCTGCCGTGGCGGAGCAGCTTTCACCGCAACTGGCGGTCGAGCGCATGGCGCTGCCCGAGGGTTTCGTGGCCGAGGTCGTGGCCAGTGAACCGGACATCCGCCAGCCGGTGGCGATCGAGTTCGACGAGCGAGGTCGGCTGTGGGTGATTCAATATCTGCAATATCCCAATCCGGCAGGGCTCAAGCGCGTCGCCTGGGACCGTTACTCGCGGACGACTTATGACCGCGTGCCCGAGCCCCCACCCCGCGGCCCCCGCGGCGCCGATCGCATCACGATTTGCGAAGACACCGAC from Pirellulales bacterium encodes the following:
- a CDS encoding ABC transporter permease; this encodes MSSDAPAIELSHLTRRFGNLTAVDDVSFQVRRGAIFGLLGPNGSGKSTIIRMLCGVLAPTSGRATVLGYDTALQAEAIKHRIGYMSQKFSLYADLSVRENLQFYGRIYALDPPRLRERMAAVLDLTNLNDRIDQLAGTLSGGWKQRLALACALIHEPEVIFLDEPTAGIDPVARRELWDLLFELAGAGITLLVTTHYMDEAERCSDIGYLYQSKLIVCGRPDELKGLPAVTPPGTRRWELDLPGATHHLRALRETQGVLDATLFGESIHLLAEDRLDEAAIRTAVSPDREEPVDVRPIAPTLEDVFVTLTRAADQQRNGPGVEIASPTPATAPTTTAANDAPPPAAPRKPAAQERPLAGLWAIMVKEFAHIRRQPSTLFFMFLVPVLQTTIFGLAIDTQIEHIPMVVFDMDGRRAARELSDTFQNTNSFRIAARVHDEDSFRRALTSGRARVGLRIPPDYSDRILRGEQASVQVLVDGSDSQVATSALNASRLLAFERSLALTRPFAEAQPRVPARDAAGHVAMPVEIRPRLLFNPNLESSHFFVPGLVGIILQLVTLFLTAFAIVRERELGTLEQLFVTPVGRAGLLLGKLLPYSVVGIVEVLMVSTVMVYVFGVPIAGNIALLLGLATLFLVCSLGLGLLISTAAQSQLEAMQFAFIIMLPSILLSGFMFPRSEMPAPIYAITFAIPATYFLEILRGIILRGADLRDLVPQVIGLVACSVVILSLAVARFRKQLS
- a CDS encoding HlyD family efflux transporter periplasmic adaptor subunit, with translation MWPRIVALVIGVTFLAGLLVYSQLIHEPTRVSGFIEADDVRVGSRLGGRVAQVLVEEGQPVARGALLFELEPYDLQERLAQATAEHAARRAEYERLTTGFREEEKLQAKARVDQLSARLQELQNGPREQEIAAAQARLRLANAELELAQVQNKRVEALAKESAASRDELDTAVTRLRVALENQQVREQELAVLLEGTRAEEIEAAQAQLEEARQAWLLTTNGYRPEQIAEAQAAEQAAAAAVEVIREQLKELKVIAPVDGLVESIDLEPGDLVAPGAPVATLIDRSTLWVRAYVPENFLNIRVDQPVSISVDSFAGERFKGHISFIARQAEFTPGNVQTPEERSKQVFRIKATLDEGLDRLRPGMIADVWLEAPANKGS